ACAAGGGTATCTACGGATTATTCCACAGTAGTTTCTAGGGATGAAAGAATACAGTGATATTCTCGTATAGTTTATGCTTACCTCTAAAGGAGTTAAAGGGCATTTGCCATTGAGCCTGTTAGCTCCTGGTCGTATGACGCGGCCCGGTTTTGTGAATTTCCCTTTCCAACCCCGTTCTCTCGCAGCAATCATGTCTTGTTTTTCTTGGTTGCCACCATCAAATACACAGCAAGAGAAGGCTACCATATCCTGCAAACATGTTCTTATGATATATCAAGTCTTTCACCTCAGACACAGATCTGTTTTCAGTATATACAGACTTGATATAATGAAGCGTTTCTCCTTTACAGGTAACAAACCTCTTCAAAACGAAGATGCACAGAAACGTACTTCCCAGTGTTGTTTGCACTAagcttcttcattttcttcaccaGTGTTTCTCCTTGGGTGAGTATTGGTTTTGCAAATCGCAAAGCTACATTATTCGCCAAACATCTAAATTTCTGAATAGCTCTTGGAGCATCAAACGAAAGTCTATTTGCAAATGGGGAAATCCTTATAACCCTGTGCCATGAAAAGACAACAAATACTTCAAGAACCTGTGTCCTAAACCAGAATCAAAGCTatattacacaaaaaaaaacaaggcgACTTATGGTAGTAACCAACATTAATAAGTGAAGAACACAGTGTGACTCACTTTTCTTCAAGCAGCTTTGGCAGGACTGAGTCCCGGTAATAGCTAGTGGGTGCCCAAGCTTTAACTCTGAAGTTATAGACATTTGTCAAGTTATAGTCAAAACGCTCCATTAAGTACTCAGGAACCGAATCGACCACCCGGACATCATTTGCTAAGGTACTGATAAAGTATTCTTCATCGTAGATGTCCCCAAATTTACTGCAAGAAAAGCCCTCTGTCAGAAAGTAGTTGAAAAAGGGACAACTTTGTTGAATTTAGAAGACCAAGAGAAGATAAGAAAAACTGATATCAGAAACCTCGGATCTTTCCATATGCTGTGATAGTGAAAGTTGGGAATCACAAGGGTCGCATTAAGGTAGCCTGCCACAGCAACCGCATTGCATATCTAAGCAAAACATAGTTAAGTCAATAACTTTACCTTAGACAAGGTCGCTAGACACATGCAAGAAGGCTAGGGTGAAACAAATCAGATTGACTGATAACATGAAAAGATAGACAAACCTACCGAAGTCCGCTGCTGATTCAACCCTCCATTTGCCTCAATGAATATAAAACCATTTGATTCAGGCAAAACTACAATTGTCCCCAGCAggcgcaaaaaaaaaaaaaagaagaagaaaacttcattaggaCAGTATAGTTCTGTTCTTCGGGCAGAGCTTCATCAGTGATATAGGTCTTCCATAACATGAAATGCTTCTCAATGCTGAAACTTATTATAACATAGAACAAGGAAAGCAATGTAATACCTCCATTAGACTTGTTCACGCATGGCTTCCACTCCACGCCTTTATACGAACGTTTCCAAATCGTTGATATCTAGAATGAATACAATGGCATCTAAAGTTAGGAAGGGATATAGCATATCAATAACAACAAGTaccttatatatataacaataatatgGCAACAGAGAAGACATCAgctaatcaaaaaaaaaaacagaggcaAACCTCACCGCATCAGCCGTGGCATTATCGGCGTCAATCACGGCGCGGAGCTTAGCGTAAACCTGAGGGCTCCTGTAGACAGATCCGGGGGCGGGACGGCGATGGATGGTGGGACCCGCGTCAAACGACGCCGTGCGCATGTGAAAGAGCATACAGGAGATGTATATTACAGGAGCGAAGAGTAGAATTCTCCGATGACGCCGGAGGATAACCGATAAGACGATCCAAGAGATTCGTTGAACGAAGGTTTGATTCGCCTGTGAGGTCGATTTAGACCGGGGGAGACTAGGCGACGGCGGCGAAGAAGGGGAAGAGTGGGAGCTTCCCGGGAGCCGGATTTGAATCGACGGATCTCTCTCCGCCTGGGAGATCATGGCTTTCCCTCCTCCTTCGTCAACGCCGTGCGTCGTTATCATTACATCCTTGCATTGTGACAGTGGCAGGTGGCAAACGCCaattgggttaattaatccccGGCGGTGGAGAAACTGTGACGTTAACGGagaagtatttatatatatatatttattgtacaCTCGTGCGGTGGAAGCGTGGTCGATTCGATCACATGCACTTTGATatgtgttttaacttttaagttctacgattctctctcttttttttttttgaacaatttcTTTCTACGATTCTTTTCATTTCCTTTTCAATGGAAAACTCTAATTGAATGCATTGGTTTCGGTTTATGGTAATTTGTATTATATAGAAACCACTCAGGACAAAGACGTACACATTAATATGCTTCCAAGATATTTTGATAATTAACACAAACAAACTATTTGCCGTACTGCAGCTAAGACAAGACTATACTATAATAATAACACACACCTAAACGACCAACCAGAACCCTTTTGTCTATTCTTTTGCTTTTTGAAAGCAATTCGAAAAGGAGAAATAACACAGATGGCACCAGTTTGCAAACTCTAAAACTCGACCTGATTCAATTGACAAAATGTAATGATGTCAAAGCCATAGAAACAAATCAAGCAGTCAAATAAGCTAAATTTCTAGTTATAAATCCAGTAATGAAattcgttgacaaaaaaatatatgatcgAGAGAATACGCACATTCAAGCAAGTCATCATCAGATCACGGAAGAAAGTAACAAAAGGATTGGAATCACAAGATGCAACAGTCAAGTTAACTTCTCTTAAGACTGATGACATTTTGGAAAAACTGGAACTACTCGGTGGGATTAAGATAGTCCATTTAAGGTAAAATTTCAATGACACGTCCAACCACATTCAAAGATAAAactaaactcttataaataacttgtttcttctcttcccATAAGATAAAACACAAACAAGACCGCCGCTTGCAGCTCTACTTAGCCTTCTCAATCTTCGTGCAACGTCCCCAAGACGTCCTCATCCCGGAAGAGATGGTACCTGCATCCATCCCCAAAAAAACAACAGTTTTGAGTTCAATTCGCACATATGCAGCTGTAATTGCCATTCTATTCTCCTGATCACGAGATTTTCCACTAACCAGGCATTCAATTACTCAATACGAGTAACATAATTTCCAAATTCTTCACGATGTTACAGACAAATTCTCTATATTTTCATATCTAATTACCAGACATGAGGGATGCTTTTAACAGTTATCACATTTACTAATGATCTGATAAAGCAATCTGCAATGTCAATTTAAGAAGAAAGCTGGTTTAACTTACTCCTTCTCGCCGAGCTTGACCTGAGTGCCGCCGTACTCTGGAAGAAGAACAGTGTCACCTTCCTTGACAGAGACCGGAATCAATTTCCCGTCCTTATCCCTTGATCCAGGTCCCACTGCTATCACCCTGCCTGAGTTCAGCTGTAAATCATCAAGAGAAGCTCATCGTTTATAACATCTCTTGAAATCTAAATCAAATCAGAAGATCAGATcggtaaaaagaaataaacgCTAGTATTATTACCTTGGAGGCTTTCTCAGGGAGGAGGATGCCACTCTCAGTTTTAGCAGGCTGGATGACTCTCTGCACCAGGATGCGGTTGAACGTTGGGATCAGACGCTTCATCATTTCTTCTCTCTGGGGCTGAGTCTGAGGAATTCTAGGGCTTTTAAGCAGACGGAAGACGGAATGTTCTAGATAGCAGGTTGGGAGAAAAAGagccaagggtttagggtttatttgcACCTTCTTGGGCCTGTAATTAGTTTATGGGCCTAGATCATTTCTTGCTAGCCAAGTTCTTTCCATTGCTGCAACGACTGGTAATGGAATGAAATAAAAACGGACTCAGCAAGCCCATCATGCCCACTGATTCAAGATATTTATGTTTCAATCCTGAGTTCTGACTATCATCTCCTTTTGCTCAATCCACTCCTAATTATATGTGGATTTATAGACACTATCTGGTTGAGATGAAATCCATCAATGGCAACGAGACAGAATCATGTATAGAAACATTTGCAAATAAACAGATTAGATGATATAGATGAAATATCATTAGGGGAGGGGAATACTTAGTAAAGGGAGCTAATCATGGAGTTGGAGTTGGTTGGCAGGAGTTCAATGCTGGCACATGAACTTTTTTccttatgtatataattttataagtagAAACAACCCTTAGATTTGTACTAATtactacaagaaaatataaaatcagtCGGGGATTGTATACTCTTAGTCAATCAAAATGTCTGCCTGCTTTTGCCTTGTACAACAAATCAAGGTCTGATCTTACAGTGTGTTTATTACATTGGTGCGCGTATATGCCATGCTCAATACACCAAGACATATTCTTATCTTTCTTGGTGGGAGACTCAAAGAGGAAAGAGTTGGACTTTGCAGTAACAAGATTAGGTACACAGCAGAAAACCGGAGTTGTTTTATAATCCATCAACGCCTCCCTCTAGCCACTTCCATCGAGCTGGCCTTGAGAAAGAAGGTGAGCCATGTATTGCTGCATTTACAAACAACGAACTCATCACTTACTTGGTTTTGTATTCAAACAACCATTTCTATTAACACATGGCACACAAGAAAGTCAAAACACAACATCATCCGCACTATATAAACTAAGTCAAGAAGTCAAGTTAAGACCATAGAGAGATTTAAGAAACATACAGAGTGGTAAACGTATGGAGACTTTCCCTGGCGTTCAAAATGCTTAGCCATTATACGGAACTCAACAGGACCCCAATCCTCAGATTCATAGCAGTTCCCAAGCGCCGCTTTGTACAGCTTTAACACCAAACCAATTGCAAATCAATTTCCATCACTAAGAACAAATCAACTCGAAAAGACACAAGTCAAATGTCTCTGTCAATAAACGAGGACTCACCTTAGCTGTGTCGGTCAGAAGTTCGGTACCGGCAGGGTACGATGCATAGAACTGATCGCCCCTTGAGAATCCAGCTCTTGTCCTACAAAACAATCGCAATTTAAAAAGCAAGAACAACCAAATTAAGAAAATGTAGATCCGAGGTTCAGCTTTGAAGAAGTTTATTACGTGTTGTTTGTATAGAAGAATGTAAGGGCGGCAGTGAAGCTGTAGAACCCAGCGTAAGAGACGACCCGTCGTAGCTTCTGGATCTTTAGAATCTCATTGCATACATCCAAAATCATCATCCTAACCCTCGAAAAATCCAACTCACATCCAAGTAACCTGTGGAAATTCTCTCAGGTATTATATCGAACACGTTGTGATCACATTCTTAAAAGTAGCACAATCACAATTAGTAAAGCCTTTTATTTGTCCAGCCTCTTTGTGGGCCTAACGAagcctttttaagtttttatattgCGTCACTAACTTTTTACTATGAAAAGCATAcccaaaataaaaatgttaaaaagtaaTAATTTATTCATGTTTATGCAATTTAGGTTAGTAACCACGTGTTGctataaaataatactaaaaatGTTGGTAGCCACGTTACAAGACAAACACAAAACGACAAAAGTAAGTATTGCAGTCAAATAATACAAAGCTATCTTTATGTAAAACCACGAGCTAGTGGCAATAATGAAGCACGTCCCTACACTCTTCCTCTTGCTCTCCACTCTCCTCCTCGCCGTCTCCGTCGAGTCTCTACCGCCTCCACTGTTTCCCGATGAAGCTCTACCCACTAAATCCGGTTACCTCCCGGTTAAACCCGCCCCAGGCTCCTCCATGTTCTATACCTTCTACGAAGCCCAAAAGCCAACTACAACTCTCACCGACACTCCACTTCTCATTTGGCTCCAAGGTGGGCCAGGCTGCTCTTCCATGATTGGCAACTTCTACGAGCTTGGCCCTTGGCGAGTAGTTTCACGCGCCACCGAGCTAGAACCCAACCCCGGCGCCTGGAACCGCTTATTCGGCTTACTTTTCTTGGATAACCCCATCGGAGTCGGATTCAGCATCGCCTCTTCAAAACAAGACATACCAACAAATCAGAGACAGATGGCAGAGCAGCTATACGCAGCTCTCGTGGAGTTCATCGAGCAGAACCCAGGTTTCGAACACCGACCGGTTTACATAACCGGCGAGAGCTACGCCGGGAAGTATGTCCCGGCCATTGGTTACTATATCCTCAGAGAAAAGCCCAATGGGAAGGTTAATCTAAAAGGCCTTGCCATAGGAAATGGGCTAACCGACCCGGTAACCCAAATCCGCACCCATGCGGTCAACGTCTATTACTCGGGCCTGGTCAACGCAAAACAGAGAGAAGCGCTGGAGATAGCTCAAGAGATATCAATATCTCTCGTGAAGGCTCAGAAATGGCGTGAAGCAGCAGATGCTAGACTCCAACTATTAACGCTACTAGGCAACATGACGGGACTCGCGACGCTCTACAACACCGCGCGAATGATACCGTACAGGACGGACCTAGTGGTGGACCTCATGAACCAGAGGGAGGCGAAACGGGTATTGGGAGTTAGCGAAACGATGCGTTTTGAGGAATGCAGCGATGAAGTGGAAGAGGTTTTACGAGGAGACGTGATGAAGAGCGTGAAGTTCATGGTGGAGTACGCGGTGGAGAGGACCAACGTGTTGTTGTACCAAGGTATGTTGGATCTAAGAGACGGCGTCGTTTCGACTGAGGAGTGGATGAAGACTATGAACTGGTCGGGGTTGGGGTTGTTTTTGACGGCTGAAAGGAGAGTGTGGAAAGACGGTAACGGTGATGTCGCGGGCTACGTACAGAGGTGGGGGAATTTGTCACACGTGGCGGTTTCAGGAGCGGGGCATTTCGTTCCGACAGATAAAGCTGTTAACTCGAGGGATATGATTGAAGCTTGGGTTCTGGGAAAAGGTCTGTTCGGTGGTGAGGATGGACGTCAGACATTAACGTCAAATGTTTTAGAGTCCAAGTCCAATAGatttgattctgaaaattgagTGAAATATCTACCGTACTAGTTGAGTTGTGTAACACTGAATAAGATTCTGATTCTagttgttttgtaatttttcaTTGTACGTGCAATTGATCATTATGTTCTCAAAGTATTTACTTTCGTGGGCCAATCATTGGCCtgatatatgaaattttatcgagatttaaaattaacaaaccaaACGGTGGttgaaaaataataagtttAAAGAAAACTCAATttaatcctactatataaaaagaGCTAAATCCTAGCTTTTCTAAAGGTGCCACAAGGGCAAAATAATCTCTACCTATTAAACTGTCATGTCACTAGCGGGCTGGGCTTCAAATTAAAATTGCAATAAAAGATTTGGATTTCGATGTCGCTTACAAAATTTTTGGTTTGTCTACGATTTGCCGGTGAGCCAAGTAAAGAAAAATCTCGCAGCCCAACCCATTAACCCAAATCGCCGTCTTCGTAAAACTATTTCCTTCGgacatcctactatataaaaggagctAAATCCTAGCTTTTCTAAAGGTGCCACAAGGGCAAAATAATCTCTACCTATTAAACTGCCATGTCACTAGCGGGCTGGGCTTCAAATTAAAATTGCAATAAAAGATTTGGACTTCGATGTCGCTTACAAAATTTTCGGTTTGTCTACGATTTGCCGGTGAGCCAAGTAAAGAAAAATCTCGCAGCCCAACCCATTAACCCAAATCGCCGTCTTCGTAAAACTATTTCCTTCGgacatcctactatataaaatgaGCTAAATCCTAGCTTTTCTAAAGGTGCCACAAAGGCAAAATAATCTCTACCTATTAAACTGCCATGTCACTAGCGGGCTGGGCTTCAAATTAAAATTGCAATAAAAGATTTGGACTTCGATGTCGCTTACAAAATTTTCGGTTTGTCTACGATTTGCCGGTGAGCCAAGTAAAGAAAAATCTCGCAGCCCAACCCATTAACCCAAATCGCCGTCTTCGTAAAACTATTTCCTTCGGACAATTACTTATTTCAACTgtcaaactattttcttttgaattttctatttattcagataatttattatttcttctgTTTTCTTTAACAATGTGTGAACCGGCTAAGTTTCCTTTCATCTTAAAATTGTCCGCCCAAGATAACACAACCCCTTCATTTCATACACAGTCactataaatttctaaaaaaaaagccTAAATTCTACTATCAAACCCACCCAACAAATTTACAACTACCAGTTCCAATTACTCATGGTTCGACCTCATTCAAATAATTATGGGCCAGcctactttaatttttaaataaccatgtcaataatatttaaaaaaaacaaacaaaccataACTATGTtcacttcaaaaaaatataaaattaataaaagatgggcaatacaaaataattatcatTCTTATTTGTGTAGAACATGCAGCAGAAGATCAAAACAATTGGGACGACACCCTCGAACCGCATCCAATAATCGTTAGGATCATTAGGATGTGGCCcatcacaaatcacaaaaataaaaatgctttctAGGAACAATTTTCATTTGTCTTGACATTCAGGTTTGTCTTAAAAATACTTACTTTCAATTATTCCAACTACATTTCAAATAATGGCTTTTAACCACTAAACATGAACAAATAATGGAAGGGATGGTGTCTGTTTCTACGTCTGACACAATCTACCAACGCTTCGAGAAAGAGAAAATTTAtcatattagatattttaatcttCTTCCCAATAACCAACAGTACAGGCTTACCGTTCAACCATACATAATCAATATCAATGAGACAACAATTATTACACTGATTCAAGAAAACATTTCACCGATTCCTTCATACATATTCCGGCTCCAACGCTACCACCAGTTGATCAGCTTAGCAAATGCAACCAACTTCCTCCCAAAAAAAACCAATAGCTCTCtcacatacaaataaatactaaatttttgTCCCTAAAACCAAATTATTCCTACAGATGTTGTTGGCCGCATATGCTTCATCTAAGGAAGTGATTTATATAACTACTACACATATTCAAAAATCATCATTGGATTGCGTTTAGACATGtactaactttttattaaataataattgatttacaactaaacaaaatataatacaataattatttgtaGATCAAAATTGGTACGTCTAACTTTATGGGACAAGGAAGCGTCGAATTTCAGGGAGTTAAATCACATATATACCAGGAAAAACCAAATTGTAATCATCACAAGTATCATTCCACGGTTACATGAaggtaataaactaaacataaagttTATGTCAAAATAAATGCTTACATATATTTGACTTTTTCAGGAAAACTATCACTCACAACCACATCTGGATCCCGCTTCTACTTGACAACGATATTGGTATCATATAACGCTTAcaaaagaggaataaactgATATCCTAAGCCTCATAGCAAACGACACCAgccaacttttaaaaaatttacgtTACCACTTCCTATGTCAATTAAATAGGCACACTCAAATACTATTTTCTCTTACGAATATTGAATTCCtcaaaacaatttattattcaaaaactatGTCAACGTCTTCgcattataaaataaacaaaacataactTATCCTTTCAGAAACTTCACAACTCTCAATTTTAATTGAACTGGACTTTTATTAAACATGTAATCCGCGCGAAGCTTGGACACCGACCCTAGTTGATTATAAGAACAAAAGCATGTAATGGCGATTGGAGGCGGGATTGTGATAAGAGATTCAAAGTGGAGAGTAGAAACTACTCAACACAAAGAAAGCACATAAGAACCCGTACTATGAAGCCATTTTATCGTTTTAGGGAAGAAGAAGCAAGGGCACCCCGTAGAAAACCTACGAGTATTTCAGAGCTATTGATCAAATCTCTCCCCTTATTGTTTATTTCGCTTCATTCCCGGATTCATTTTTTTCCAGCAGAGAAACATCACAACAACGAAGAAAATGAAATCTTATGTCTAATCGTTCCGACAACTCCgacaaaataaaacatacacCGATGCCTCTATGATAAGATTGGAACCTAAACACGGCTCTGTTTCCATCGGTGAAACTTGCAGATTTTATAATGCGATCGCAGGACAGCGCTAGGGCTTACGATACTCGCTGAAGCTGGGCTTACATTAAATTGAGTTTGAAGTTAGAGTAAACTAGCCCATTGGGGTTCATTGTAAACTACGTTTCCATCGTTTGATTGACATTGACTCAATAGTCAATACGCTCATCAAACTAAAAATCGGCAAATCATCACTTaactaaaacaatttaaaaaaaaatgatttatacaATCCGAATTgatttaaactatttaatatcaatttaaaccgttttatatcagttatgatcgatttaaattttgttcaaaatgttaaattaagtttaaacatggatgactgattgattaaaatgtaaaaaaaaattggaattttttttttaacgatgGATTCATTCAATCAAAGTTTGAGCAAAATGACTCAAACCAAGGCAAGCCTCAAAGAGAGTACAAAGGTTTCAAAGaaccaaacaaaagaaacaacagAAAACATGAGGAAAGTAGAATTTAGTCCGTATAACTTTTTGATATAGATGAATCTAAAATGTAgttgtaaatattaaataagCAATGAATAAAAGAAAGATATTCCTACGTCATAGATacaaaccaaaattaaaacacTTGCTATACCCCCAATCAATCACCTCACTGGTAgtacaaatttacaaatttgtcTACTTGTTCTGTATATCTAATTATTCATCAAAATAGTATTATAATCAAATGAAACCACTAAAATAATCAATAATTAGTTGACGGTAACCGGATGgtgatttcttgaacattgatcATCAAGAAGCACGATTCATCCCCTTCTCTATTATTTCTTAACTCAATGGCTGCTGGCTGCTGCTACAATAAAATATGACCATGATTATGTTAATCATTAGGGGGCAACCGTTTCGTACGTTAAAAATCACATAAACAAATTAGAGGTCAATGGTCATATAATTATTGGTTCTTGATGCAATTAATAATGAAGAACGATATAGTTCCAAATTAACTTCGATCATCCTTTTCTCTTCTTCGGAGCTTCATGTGTGTTTGATGTGTACGTGACTATAATCTTGAATGTCCGACCGTGTCCTCAGATTTGTAAAAGACGTGTACCTGATGAAATCGATAAGTGAAACTGGCAGGAACATGAGAAATGTGGTCCTATCAATACTACGATAAGGCAACGcgtaaaatcatttttatttcttaaagcCAAAGTAATCTTTGTCCGTTTtatatcaaaacaaaaacaaaattattcgaAAACTTCCCTTATAAATAATGTTACCCAATCCGTCAACTTGTCTCCTgagaacaagaacaaaaaaaaaaaagaaatggaaCGCACACTGATCTCATCGTCACCATTCAGGTTCCACCCTTTGACGACGTCACACAGAATCGCCACCATAACTAAGAGGAGAAAACAAACCACCGTGTGTTGCGACTACTACTACCAAGGAGGACGAGTGGTGGACGAGAACATGGTGGTTCTTAGGAAACGGATCCATGAGATGAAGATGGTTGAACGAAACTACGAACCTCCTTCCCACTGGATGCAGTGGGAGAAACGTTTCTACTGCAGCTACGACGCTACTATATGTGACGCTCTCTGTATCCTCCAGACTTTCCTCATGAACTCTCGTCCCAGCGTGGCGTTTGGAACATTGTTTCTCATCTTTGTCAGCGTTCCCGTCTCCACTGCTTTCTTTGCGTTTCGCATCTTTGACATTGTTCTTTGGCTTATGAGTGCCATTCACGCAGGATGATCGTGTATAGTGCGTTAATATAtgtgtttatattttcttatagttTATTGTATCGTTACCTAAGATAACAAGAATCCTATTTTTGATATGGTTTGGGGAAACAGAGTAGTAGatatataaaagagaaagatcaaaagagtgatatATATAAGAGATCATAGACAATACGGAGACTAATGTTTCAAGAGAGTAACCAAttgattttgtatattatattatcCATTAAATTCAAATAAGCTTCTAGAATATGTTTCCAAACGAACAACTTCAACCAAATATTTCTGTTTCATATTTTGACTTTGTTAAATTCTTTGTATTCCTCTCTATCCATTCATAGATGCTTCTCTCCTCACTttggctttttttttacaaGGCTGATCAACCTGTGCCCATAAAAAGTCAATGTTAAAGCCACACATATATAGTCTTGCATGCATATACGATCTTGAAAACTTGAAGTACATCTTTTGACGAATCCGGCCACAAGATGTCAGAGAAGTCTTCCTCATGGACATGGAAATGGAGAAATTATTTTGATCTTCACACAGTGTGTTTTGTAGTGATCTCACATTGTAGATGTGAGTGGTGCCACTCTGAGGCTTCCAGGGGTTGTGGAGCATGGGTTTCTGGACATGCTTCCATTGTGAAGGTAAGCTTAATGTTAATATCATCAACAAAGAGTTGGTTTAGAAGGAAAAACAATTTTGATGATGTTGGTTTAGAGTTTGGACTATGGTGGCCACCAAAAcagaattttatataatatatagatataaaaaatctaaatgtaTATAATTCCAAAATCGAAGAGAAGAATCTATACAATCTgtaagagaagagaaaaagagaacTGAGGCAGGCGACTTTGGCATCTCAACCTCAAATGTCTTTGTATCTGTTGTCTGTAAGTTGCAACAAAAAGCAAAGCTCAGCTTCAGTTCCAGCTAATTCCTCTCCATTGTCAAAAACATATGAGCTACTTTCCTCTGTTAAATTATTATCTCTCCTTTTCCCTCTCGCTTTCATTGTTACTGAACGTGTTCATAACCATAAAGTTACTGTTATATCTCTTTAGATAGTGCGGATTGTGATAGTACTTCCGGTTCTTCTGCTGCGTCCTCCAGTAGCATGCAAGCGCCCCAAACGCGCAGCTAGCAAGCGCTATGGCCAACGCAGCTCCCACCGGCACAACTAGAGCGTTGGTGGGAACCGCCATTTCCTCTGCAGCTGCTGCAACAACCACCTCCTCCTTGCTGCTCCCACCGTCACCGTTTTTCTTGTGAGAGGACACCAGTTTCTCTCCGTAGTACTTCTTCAAGAACTTGTAGACTTCATCGTGATCCCAGTCGGTGCTCGAAAGGTAACACGGCGGGCAAAGCTGCTTCGGCGGCCATATCATCTTCGGGAACTTGGGGTCTCCTGTTCCGAGAGAGGCCTCGTCTTTCTTGAGCCTCTCGTTGACCTTGTTGTGAGCGCTCCACAGCCACAAGACGATGTCACGTGACTTCTTAAACGGAGTTTTCACGCTgtcaaaatgaaaaagaaaaaacacattGAGCTGTTAAATGAGCCAACACTG
This genomic interval from Brassica napus cultivar Da-Ae chromosome A6, Da-Ae, whole genome shotgun sequence contains the following:
- the LOC106377051 gene encoding O-fucosyltransferase 4; its protein translation is MITTHGVDEGGGKAMISQAERDPSIQIRLPGSSHSSPSSPPSPSLPRSKSTSQANQTFVQRISWIVLSVILRRHRRILLFAPVIYISCMLFHMRTASFDAGPTIHRRPAPGSVYRSPQVYAKLRAVIDADNATADAISTIWKRSYKGVEWKPCVNKSNGVLPESNGFIFIEANGGLNQQRTSICNAVAVAGYLNATLVIPNFHYHSIWKDPSKFGDIYDEEYFISTLANDVRVVDSVPEYLMERFDYNLTNVYNFRVKAWAPTSYYRDSVLPKLLEEKVIRISPFANRLSFDAPRAIQKFRCLANNVALRFAKPILTQGETLVKKMKKLSANNTGKYVSVHLRFEEDMVAFSCCVFDGGNQEKQDMIAARERGWKGKFTKPGRVIRPGANRLNGKCPLTPLEVGLILRGMGFNKSTYIYLASGPIYGGNRTMAPLLEMFPNLQTKEMLASEEELAPFKSFSSRMAALDYTVCLHSEVFVTTQGGNFPHFLMGHRRYLFGGHSKTIRPDKRKLAVLFDNPKLSWRSFKHQMLNMRSHSDSKGFELKRSSDSIYIFPCPDCMCRRNKTTATT
- the LOC106377058 gene encoding 10 kDa chaperonin-like, whose amino-acid sequence is MMKRLIPTFNRILVQRVIQPAKTESGILLPEKASKLNSGRVIAVGPGSRDKDGKLIPVSVKEGDTVLLPEYGGTQVKLGEKEYHLFRDEDVLGTLHED
- the LOC106377057 gene encoding uncharacterized protein LOC106377057, translated to MMILDVCNEILKIQKLRRVVSYAGFYSFTAALTFFYTNNTTRAGFSRGDQFYASYPAGTELLTDTAKLYKAALGNCYESEDWGPVEFRIMAKHFERQGKSPYVYHSQYMAHLLSQGQLDGSG
- the LOC106377054 gene encoding serine carboxypeptidase-like 50 encodes the protein MKHVPTLFLLLSTLLLAVSVESLPPPLFPDEALPTKSGYLPVKPAPGSSMFYTFYEAQKPTTTLTDTPLLIWLQGGPGCSSMIGNFYELGPWRVVSRATELEPNPGAWNRLFGLLFLDNPIGVGFSIASSKQDIPTNQRQMAEQLYAALVEFIEQNPGFEHRPVYITGESYAGKYVPAIGYYILREKPNGKVNLKGLAIGNGLTDPVTQIRTHAVNVYYSGLVNAKQREALEIAQEISISLVKAQKWREAADARLQLLTLLGNMTGLATLYNTARMIPYRTDLVVDLMNQREAKRVLGVSETMRFEECSDEVEEVLRGDVMKSVKFMVEYAVERTNVLLYQGMLDLRDGVVSTEEWMKTMNWSGLGLFLTAERRVWKDGNGDVAGYVQRWGNLSHVAVSGAGHFVPTDKAVNSRDMIEAWVLGKGLFGGEDGRQTLTSNVLESKSNRFDSEN
- the LOC106374930 gene encoding uncharacterized protein LOC106374930 encodes the protein MERTLISSSPFRFHPLTTSHRIATITKRRKQTTVCCDYYYQGGRVVDENMVVLRKRIHEMKMVERNYEPPSHWMQWEKRFYCSYDATICDALCILQTFLMNSRPSVAFGTLFLIFVSVPVSTAFFAFRIFDIVLWLMSAIHAG